One Symphalangus syndactylus isolate Jambi chromosome 20, NHGRI_mSymSyn1-v2.1_pri, whole genome shotgun sequence DNA segment encodes these proteins:
- the ATP2A3 gene encoding sarcoplasmic/endoplasmic reticulum calcium ATPase 3 isoform X1, translating to MEAAHLLSAADVLRHFSVTAEGGLSPAQVTGARERYGPNELPSEEGKSLWELVLEQFEDLLVRILLLAALVSFVLAWFEEGEETTTAFVEPLVIMLILVANAIVGVWQERNAESAIEALKEYEPEMGKVIRLDRKGVQRIRARDIVPGDIVEVAVGDKVPADLRLIEIKSTTLRVDQSILTGESVSVTKHTEAIPDPRAVNQDKKNMLFSGTNIASGKAVGVAVATGLHTELGKIRSQMAAVEPERTPLQRKLDEFGRQLSHAISVICVAVWVINIGHFADPAHGGSWLRGAVYYFKIAVALAVAAIPEGLPAVITTCLALGTRRMARKNAIVRSLPSVETLGCTSVICSDKTGTLTTNQMSVCRMFVVAEADAGSCLLHEFTISGTTYTPEGEVRQGDQPVRCGQFDGLVELATICALCNDSALDYNEAKGVYEKVGEATETALTCLVEKMNVFDTDLQALSRVERAGACNAVIKQLMRKEFTLEFSRDRKSMSVYCTPTRPHPTGQGSKMFVKGAPESVIERCSRVRVGSHTAPLTPNSREQILAKIRDWGSGSDTLRCLALATRDAPPRKEDMELDDCSKFVQYETDLTFVGCVGMLDPPRPEVAACITRCHQAGIRVVMITGDNKGTAVAICRRLGIFGDTEDVAGKAYTGREFDDLSPEQQRHACRTARCFARVEPAHKSRIVENLQSFNEITAMTGDGVNDAPALKKAEIGIAMGSGTAVAKSAAEMVLSDDNFASIVAAVEEGRAIYNNMKQFIRYLISSNVGEVVCIFLTAILGLPEALIPVQLLWVNLVTDGLPATALGFNPPDLDIMEKLPRSPREALISGWLFFRYLAIGVYVGLATVAAATWWFLYDAEGPHVNFYQLRNFLKCSKDNPLFAGIDCEVFESRFPTTMALSVLVTIEMCNALNSVSENQSLLRMPPWMNPWLLAAVAMSMALHFLILLVPPLPLIFQVTPLSGRQWVVVLQISLPVILLDEALKYLSRNHMHACLYPGILRTVSQAWSRQPLTTSWTPDHTGARDTASSCCQSCSGREEAGTSSRSWEFVQRQWPYGWTAVQGPRLGWAVAEACIGAAGSLGATSGRNVPQGRGWRDYK from the exons GTCCTGGCCTGGTTCGAGGAGGGCGAGGAGACCACGACCGCCTTCGTGGAGCCCCTGGTCATCATGCTGATCCTCGTGGCCAATGCCATTGTGGGCGTGTGGCAG GAACGCAACGCCGAGAGTGCCATCGAGGCCCTGAAGGAGTATGAGCCTGAGATGGGCAAGGTGATCCGCTTGGACCGCAAGGGCGTGCAGAGGATCCGTGCCCGGGACATCGTCCCAGGGGACATTGTAGAAGTGGCGG TGGGGGACAAAGTGCCTGCTGACCTCCGACTCATCGAGATCAAGTCCACCACGCTGCGAGTGGACCAGTCCATCCTGACGG GTGAATCTGTGTCCGTGACCAAGCACACAGAGGCCATCCCAGACCCCAGAGCTGTGAACCAGGACAAGAAGAACATGCTGTTTTCT GGCACCAATATCGCATCGGGCAAAGCAGTGGGTGTGGCCGTGGCTACCGGCCTGCACACAGAGCTGGGCAAGATCCGGAGCCAGATGGCGGCAGTGGAGCCCGAGCGGACGCCGCTGCAGCGCAAGCTAGATGAGTTTGGACGGCAGCTGTCCCACGCCATCTCTGTGATCTGCGTGGCCGTGTGGGTCATCAACATCGGCCACTTCGCTGACCCGGCCCATGGTGGCTCCTGGCTGCGCGGCGCTGTCTACTACTTCAAGATCGCCGTGGCCCTGGCTGTGGCGGCCATCCCCGAGGGCCTCCCTGCTGTCATCACTACATGCCTGGCACTGGGCACGCGGCGCATGGCACGCAAGAACGCCATCGTGCGAAGCCTGCCATCCGTGGAGACCCTGGGCTGCACCTCAGTCATCTGCTCCGACAAGACGGGCACGCTCACCACCAATCAGATGTCTGTCTGCCGG ATGTTCGTGGTAGCCGAGGCCGATGCGGGCTCCTGCCTTTTGCACGAGTTCACCATCTCGGGTACCACGTATACCCCCGAGGGCGAAGT GCGGCAGGGGGATCAGCCTGTGCGCTGCGGCCAGTTCGACGGGCTGGTGGAGCTGGCGACCATCTGCGCCCTGTGCAACGACTCGGCGCTGGACTACAACGAG GCCAAGGGTGTGTACGAGAAGGTGGGAGAGGCCACGGAGACAGCTCTGACTTGCCTGGTGGAGAAGATGAACGTGTTCGACACGGACCTGCAGGCCCTGTCCCGGGTGGAGCGAGCTGGCGCCTGTAACGCG GTCATCAAGCAGCTGATGCGGAAAGAGTTCACCCTGGAGTTCTCCCGAGACCGGAAGTCCATGTCTGTGTACTGCACGCCCACCCGCCCTCACCCTACCGGCCAAGGCAGCAAGATGTTTGTGAAG GGGGCTCCTGAGAGCGTGATTGAGCGCTGCAGCAGAGTCCGCGTGGGGAGCCACACAGCACCCCTGACCCCCAACTCCAGGGAGCAGATCCTGGCAAAGATCCGGGATTGGGGCTCAGGCTCAGACACGCTGCGCTGCCTGGCACTGGCCACCCGGGACGCGCCCCCAAGGAAGGAGGACATGGAGCTGGACGACTGCAGCAAGTTTGTGCAGTATGAG ACGGACCTGACCTTCGTGGGCTGCGTGGGCATGCTGGACCCGCCGCGGCCTGAGGTGGCTGCCTGCATCACACGCTGCCACCAGGCGGGCATCCGCGTGGTCATGATCACGGGGGATAACAAAGGCACTGCCGTGGCCATCTGCCGCAGGCTTGGCATCTTTGGGGACACAGAAGACGTGGCGGGCAAGGCCTACACGGGCCGCGAGTTTGATGACCTCAGCCCCGAGCAGCAGCGCCATGCCTGCCGCACCGCCCGCTGCTTCGCCCGCGTGGAGCCCGCACACAAGTCCCGCATCGTGGAGAACCTGCAGTCCTTTAACGAGATCACCGCCATG ACTGGTGATGGAGTGAACGACGCACCAGCCCTGAAGAAAGCAGAGATCGGCATCGCCATGGGCTCAGGCACGGCCGTGGCCAAGTCGGCGGCAGAGATGGTGCTGTCAGATGACAACTTTGCCTCCATCGTGGCTGCGGTGGAGGAGGGCCGGGCCATCTACAACAACATGAAGCAATTCATCCGCTACCTCATCTCCTCCAATGTTGGCGAGGTCGTCTG CATCTTCCTCACGGCAATTCTGGGCCTGCCCGAAGCCCTGATCCCTGTGCAGCTGCTCTGGGTGAACCTGGTGACAGACGGCCTACCTGCCACGGCTCTGGGCTTCAACCCGCCAGACCTGGACATCATGGAGAAGCTGCCCCGGAGCCCCCGAGAAGCCCTCATCAGTGGCTGGCTCTTCTTCCGATACCTGGCTATCGGAG TGTACGTAGGCCTGGCCACAGTGGCTGCCGCCACCTGGTGGTTCCTGTATGATGCCGAGGGACCTCACGTCAACTTCTACCAGCTG AGGAACTTCCTGAAGTGCTCCAAAGACAACCCGCTCTTTGCCGGCATCGACTGTGAGGTGTTCGAGTCGCGCTTCCCCACCACCATGGCCTTGTCCGTGCTCGTGACCATTGAAATGTGCAATGCCCTCAACag CGTCTCGGAGAACCAGTCGCTGCTGCGGATGCCGCCCTGGATGAACCCCTGGCTGCTGGCGGCTGTGGCCATGTCCATGGCCCTGCACTTCCTCATCCTGCTTGTGCCGCCCCTGCCT CTCATTTTCCAGGTGACCCCACTGAGCGGGCGCCAGTGGGTGGTGGTGCTCCAGATATCTCTGCCTGTCATCCTGCTGGATGAGGCCCTCAAGTACCTGTCCCGGAACCACATGCACG cctgtctTTATCCAGGCATTCTCAGGACAGTCTCGCAGGCCTGGAGTAGGCAGCCGCTGACCACCTCTTGGACCCCAGACCACACCGG GGCCAGGGACACAGCATCGTCTTGCTGTCAGAGCTgctcagggagggaggaagcagggaCAAGCTCCCGTTCCTGGGAATTTGTGCAGAGGCAGTGGCCGTATGGCTGGACTGCTGTGCAGGGGCCTAGGTTAGGCTGGGCAGTGGCTGAGGCCTGCATTGGGGCAGCTGGGTCGTTGGGGGCCACCTCTGGTAGGAATGTGCCCCAGGGCAGGGGGTGGAGGGACTATAAATAG
- the ATP2A3 gene encoding sarcoplasmic/endoplasmic reticulum calcium ATPase 3 isoform X7, with translation MEAAHLLSAADVLRHFSVTAEGGLSPAQVTGARERYGPNGKSLWELVLEQFEDLLVRILLLAALVSFVLAWFEEGEETTTAFVEPLVIMLILVANAIVGVWQERNAESAIEALKEYEPEMGKVIRLDRKGVQRIRARDIVPGDIVEVAVGDKVPADLRLIEIKSTTLRVDQSILTGESVSVTKHTEAIPDPRAVNQDKKNMLFSGTNIASGKAVGVAVATGLHTELGKIRSQMAAVEPERTPLQRKLDEFGRQLSHAISVICVAVWVINIGHFADPAHGGSWLRGAVYYFKIAVALAVAAIPEGLPAVITTCLALGTRRMARKNAIVRSLPSVETLGCTSVICSDKTGTLTTNQMSVCRMFVVAEADAGSCLLHEFTISGTTYTPEGEVRQGDQPVRCGQFDGLVELATICALCNDSALDYNEAKGVYEKVGEATETALTCLVEKMNVFDTDLQALSRVERAGACNAVIKQLMRKEFTLEFSRDRKSMSVYCTPTRPHPTGQGSKMFVKGAPESVIERCSRVRVGSHTAPLTPNSREQILAKIRDWGSGSDTLRCLALATRDAPPRKEDMELDDCSKFVQYETDLTFVGCVGMLDPPRPEVAACITRCHQAGIRVVMITGDNKGTAVAICRRLGIFGDTEDVAGKAYTGREFDDLSPEQQRHACRTARCFARVEPAHKSRIVENLQSFNEITAMTGDGVNDAPALKKAEIGIAMGSGTAVAKSAAEMVLSDDNFASIVAAVEEGRAIYNNMKQFIRYLISSNVGEVVCIFLTAILGLPEALIPVQLLWVNLVTDGLPATALGFNPPDLDIMEKLPRSPREALISGWLFFRYLAIGVYVGLATVAAATWWFLYDAEGPHVNFYQLRNFLKCSKDNPLFAGIDCEVFESRFPTTMALSVLVTIEMCNALNSVSENQSLLRMPPWMNPWLLAAVAMSMALHFLILLVPPLPLIFQVTPLSGRQWVVVLQISLPVILLDEALKYLSRNHMHEEKSQK, from the exons GTCCTGGCCTGGTTCGAGGAGGGCGAGGAGACCACGACCGCCTTCGTGGAGCCCCTGGTCATCATGCTGATCCTCGTGGCCAATGCCATTGTGGGCGTGTGGCAG GAACGCAACGCCGAGAGTGCCATCGAGGCCCTGAAGGAGTATGAGCCTGAGATGGGCAAGGTGATCCGCTTGGACCGCAAGGGCGTGCAGAGGATCCGTGCCCGGGACATCGTCCCAGGGGACATTGTAGAAGTGGCGG TGGGGGACAAAGTGCCTGCTGACCTCCGACTCATCGAGATCAAGTCCACCACGCTGCGAGTGGACCAGTCCATCCTGACGG GTGAATCTGTGTCCGTGACCAAGCACACAGAGGCCATCCCAGACCCCAGAGCTGTGAACCAGGACAAGAAGAACATGCTGTTTTCT GGCACCAATATCGCATCGGGCAAAGCAGTGGGTGTGGCCGTGGCTACCGGCCTGCACACAGAGCTGGGCAAGATCCGGAGCCAGATGGCGGCAGTGGAGCCCGAGCGGACGCCGCTGCAGCGCAAGCTAGATGAGTTTGGACGGCAGCTGTCCCACGCCATCTCTGTGATCTGCGTGGCCGTGTGGGTCATCAACATCGGCCACTTCGCTGACCCGGCCCATGGTGGCTCCTGGCTGCGCGGCGCTGTCTACTACTTCAAGATCGCCGTGGCCCTGGCTGTGGCGGCCATCCCCGAGGGCCTCCCTGCTGTCATCACTACATGCCTGGCACTGGGCACGCGGCGCATGGCACGCAAGAACGCCATCGTGCGAAGCCTGCCATCCGTGGAGACCCTGGGCTGCACCTCAGTCATCTGCTCCGACAAGACGGGCACGCTCACCACCAATCAGATGTCTGTCTGCCGG ATGTTCGTGGTAGCCGAGGCCGATGCGGGCTCCTGCCTTTTGCACGAGTTCACCATCTCGGGTACCACGTATACCCCCGAGGGCGAAGT GCGGCAGGGGGATCAGCCTGTGCGCTGCGGCCAGTTCGACGGGCTGGTGGAGCTGGCGACCATCTGCGCCCTGTGCAACGACTCGGCGCTGGACTACAACGAG GCCAAGGGTGTGTACGAGAAGGTGGGAGAGGCCACGGAGACAGCTCTGACTTGCCTGGTGGAGAAGATGAACGTGTTCGACACGGACCTGCAGGCCCTGTCCCGGGTGGAGCGAGCTGGCGCCTGTAACGCG GTCATCAAGCAGCTGATGCGGAAAGAGTTCACCCTGGAGTTCTCCCGAGACCGGAAGTCCATGTCTGTGTACTGCACGCCCACCCGCCCTCACCCTACCGGCCAAGGCAGCAAGATGTTTGTGAAG GGGGCTCCTGAGAGCGTGATTGAGCGCTGCAGCAGAGTCCGCGTGGGGAGCCACACAGCACCCCTGACCCCCAACTCCAGGGAGCAGATCCTGGCAAAGATCCGGGATTGGGGCTCAGGCTCAGACACGCTGCGCTGCCTGGCACTGGCCACCCGGGACGCGCCCCCAAGGAAGGAGGACATGGAGCTGGACGACTGCAGCAAGTTTGTGCAGTATGAG ACGGACCTGACCTTCGTGGGCTGCGTGGGCATGCTGGACCCGCCGCGGCCTGAGGTGGCTGCCTGCATCACACGCTGCCACCAGGCGGGCATCCGCGTGGTCATGATCACGGGGGATAACAAAGGCACTGCCGTGGCCATCTGCCGCAGGCTTGGCATCTTTGGGGACACAGAAGACGTGGCGGGCAAGGCCTACACGGGCCGCGAGTTTGATGACCTCAGCCCCGAGCAGCAGCGCCATGCCTGCCGCACCGCCCGCTGCTTCGCCCGCGTGGAGCCCGCACACAAGTCCCGCATCGTGGAGAACCTGCAGTCCTTTAACGAGATCACCGCCATG ACTGGTGATGGAGTGAACGACGCACCAGCCCTGAAGAAAGCAGAGATCGGCATCGCCATGGGCTCAGGCACGGCCGTGGCCAAGTCGGCGGCAGAGATGGTGCTGTCAGATGACAACTTTGCCTCCATCGTGGCTGCGGTGGAGGAGGGCCGGGCCATCTACAACAACATGAAGCAATTCATCCGCTACCTCATCTCCTCCAATGTTGGCGAGGTCGTCTG CATCTTCCTCACGGCAATTCTGGGCCTGCCCGAAGCCCTGATCCCTGTGCAGCTGCTCTGGGTGAACCTGGTGACAGACGGCCTACCTGCCACGGCTCTGGGCTTCAACCCGCCAGACCTGGACATCATGGAGAAGCTGCCCCGGAGCCCCCGAGAAGCCCTCATCAGTGGCTGGCTCTTCTTCCGATACCTGGCTATCGGAG TGTACGTAGGCCTGGCCACAGTGGCTGCCGCCACCTGGTGGTTCCTGTATGATGCCGAGGGACCTCACGTCAACTTCTACCAGCTG AGGAACTTCCTGAAGTGCTCCAAAGACAACCCGCTCTTTGCCGGCATCGACTGTGAGGTGTTCGAGTCGCGCTTCCCCACCACCATGGCCTTGTCCGTGCTCGTGACCATTGAAATGTGCAATGCCCTCAACag CGTCTCGGAGAACCAGTCGCTGCTGCGGATGCCGCCCTGGATGAACCCCTGGCTGCTGGCGGCTGTGGCCATGTCCATGGCCCTGCACTTCCTCATCCTGCTTGTGCCGCCCCTGCCT CTCATTTTCCAGGTGACCCCACTGAGCGGGCGCCAGTGGGTGGTGGTGCTCCAGATATCTCTGCCTGTCATCCTGCTGGATGAGGCCCTCAAGTACCTGTCCCGGAACCACATGCACG
- the ATP2A3 gene encoding sarcoplasmic/endoplasmic reticulum calcium ATPase 3 isoform X8: MEAAHLLSAADVLRHFSVTAEGGLSPAQVTGARERYGPNGKSLWELVLEQFEDLLVRILLLAALVSFVLAWFEEGEETTTAFVEPLVIMLILVANAIVGVWQERNAESAIEALKEYEPEMGKVIRLDRKGVQRIRARDIVPGDIVEVAVGDKVPADLRLIEIKSTTLRVDQSILTGESVSVTKHTEAIPDPRAVNQDKKNMLFSGTNIASGKAVGVAVATGLHTELGKIRSQMAAVEPERTPLQRKLDEFGRQLSHAISVICVAVWVINIGHFADPAHGGSWLRGAVYYFKIAVALAVAAIPEGLPAVITTCLALGTRRMARKNAIVRSLPSVETLGCTSVICSDKTGTLTTNQMSVCRMFVVAEADAGSCLLHEFTISGTTYTPEGEVRQGDQPVRCGQFDGLVELATICALCNDSALDYNEAKGVYEKVGEATETALTCLVEKMNVFDTDLQALSRVERAGACNAVIKQLMRKEFTLEFSRDRKSMSVYCTPTRPHPTGQGSKMFVKGAPESVIERCSRVRVGSHTAPLTPNSREQILAKIRDWGSGSDTLRCLALATRDAPPRKEDMELDDCSKFVQYETDLTFVGCVGMLDPPRPEVAACITRCHQAGIRVVMITGDNKGTAVAICRRLGIFGDTEDVAGKAYTGREFDDLSPEQQRHACRTARCFARVEPAHKSRIVENLQSFNEITAMTGDGVNDAPALKKAEIGIAMGSGTAVAKSAAEMVLSDDNFASIVAAVEEGRAIYNNMKQFIRYLISSNVGEVVCIFLTAILGLPEALIPVQLLWVNLVTDGLPATALGFNPPDLDIMEKLPRSPREALISGWLFFRYLAIGVYVGLATVAAATWWFLYDAEGPHVNFYQLRNFLKCSKDNPLFAGIDCEVFESRFPTTMALSVLVTIEMCNALNSVSENQSLLRMPPWMNPWLLAAVAMSMALHFLILLVPPLPLIFQVTPLSGRQWVVVLQISLPVILLDEALKYLSRNHMHEKSQK, encoded by the exons GTCCTGGCCTGGTTCGAGGAGGGCGAGGAGACCACGACCGCCTTCGTGGAGCCCCTGGTCATCATGCTGATCCTCGTGGCCAATGCCATTGTGGGCGTGTGGCAG GAACGCAACGCCGAGAGTGCCATCGAGGCCCTGAAGGAGTATGAGCCTGAGATGGGCAAGGTGATCCGCTTGGACCGCAAGGGCGTGCAGAGGATCCGTGCCCGGGACATCGTCCCAGGGGACATTGTAGAAGTGGCGG TGGGGGACAAAGTGCCTGCTGACCTCCGACTCATCGAGATCAAGTCCACCACGCTGCGAGTGGACCAGTCCATCCTGACGG GTGAATCTGTGTCCGTGACCAAGCACACAGAGGCCATCCCAGACCCCAGAGCTGTGAACCAGGACAAGAAGAACATGCTGTTTTCT GGCACCAATATCGCATCGGGCAAAGCAGTGGGTGTGGCCGTGGCTACCGGCCTGCACACAGAGCTGGGCAAGATCCGGAGCCAGATGGCGGCAGTGGAGCCCGAGCGGACGCCGCTGCAGCGCAAGCTAGATGAGTTTGGACGGCAGCTGTCCCACGCCATCTCTGTGATCTGCGTGGCCGTGTGGGTCATCAACATCGGCCACTTCGCTGACCCGGCCCATGGTGGCTCCTGGCTGCGCGGCGCTGTCTACTACTTCAAGATCGCCGTGGCCCTGGCTGTGGCGGCCATCCCCGAGGGCCTCCCTGCTGTCATCACTACATGCCTGGCACTGGGCACGCGGCGCATGGCACGCAAGAACGCCATCGTGCGAAGCCTGCCATCCGTGGAGACCCTGGGCTGCACCTCAGTCATCTGCTCCGACAAGACGGGCACGCTCACCACCAATCAGATGTCTGTCTGCCGG ATGTTCGTGGTAGCCGAGGCCGATGCGGGCTCCTGCCTTTTGCACGAGTTCACCATCTCGGGTACCACGTATACCCCCGAGGGCGAAGT GCGGCAGGGGGATCAGCCTGTGCGCTGCGGCCAGTTCGACGGGCTGGTGGAGCTGGCGACCATCTGCGCCCTGTGCAACGACTCGGCGCTGGACTACAACGAG GCCAAGGGTGTGTACGAGAAGGTGGGAGAGGCCACGGAGACAGCTCTGACTTGCCTGGTGGAGAAGATGAACGTGTTCGACACGGACCTGCAGGCCCTGTCCCGGGTGGAGCGAGCTGGCGCCTGTAACGCG GTCATCAAGCAGCTGATGCGGAAAGAGTTCACCCTGGAGTTCTCCCGAGACCGGAAGTCCATGTCTGTGTACTGCACGCCCACCCGCCCTCACCCTACCGGCCAAGGCAGCAAGATGTTTGTGAAG GGGGCTCCTGAGAGCGTGATTGAGCGCTGCAGCAGAGTCCGCGTGGGGAGCCACACAGCACCCCTGACCCCCAACTCCAGGGAGCAGATCCTGGCAAAGATCCGGGATTGGGGCTCAGGCTCAGACACGCTGCGCTGCCTGGCACTGGCCACCCGGGACGCGCCCCCAAGGAAGGAGGACATGGAGCTGGACGACTGCAGCAAGTTTGTGCAGTATGAG ACGGACCTGACCTTCGTGGGCTGCGTGGGCATGCTGGACCCGCCGCGGCCTGAGGTGGCTGCCTGCATCACACGCTGCCACCAGGCGGGCATCCGCGTGGTCATGATCACGGGGGATAACAAAGGCACTGCCGTGGCCATCTGCCGCAGGCTTGGCATCTTTGGGGACACAGAAGACGTGGCGGGCAAGGCCTACACGGGCCGCGAGTTTGATGACCTCAGCCCCGAGCAGCAGCGCCATGCCTGCCGCACCGCCCGCTGCTTCGCCCGCGTGGAGCCCGCACACAAGTCCCGCATCGTGGAGAACCTGCAGTCCTTTAACGAGATCACCGCCATG ACTGGTGATGGAGTGAACGACGCACCAGCCCTGAAGAAAGCAGAGATCGGCATCGCCATGGGCTCAGGCACGGCCGTGGCCAAGTCGGCGGCAGAGATGGTGCTGTCAGATGACAACTTTGCCTCCATCGTGGCTGCGGTGGAGGAGGGCCGGGCCATCTACAACAACATGAAGCAATTCATCCGCTACCTCATCTCCTCCAATGTTGGCGAGGTCGTCTG CATCTTCCTCACGGCAATTCTGGGCCTGCCCGAAGCCCTGATCCCTGTGCAGCTGCTCTGGGTGAACCTGGTGACAGACGGCCTACCTGCCACGGCTCTGGGCTTCAACCCGCCAGACCTGGACATCATGGAGAAGCTGCCCCGGAGCCCCCGAGAAGCCCTCATCAGTGGCTGGCTCTTCTTCCGATACCTGGCTATCGGAG TGTACGTAGGCCTGGCCACAGTGGCTGCCGCCACCTGGTGGTTCCTGTATGATGCCGAGGGACCTCACGTCAACTTCTACCAGCTG AGGAACTTCCTGAAGTGCTCCAAAGACAACCCGCTCTTTGCCGGCATCGACTGTGAGGTGTTCGAGTCGCGCTTCCCCACCACCATGGCCTTGTCCGTGCTCGTGACCATTGAAATGTGCAATGCCCTCAACag CGTCTCGGAGAACCAGTCGCTGCTGCGGATGCCGCCCTGGATGAACCCCTGGCTGCTGGCGGCTGTGGCCATGTCCATGGCCCTGCACTTCCTCATCCTGCTTGTGCCGCCCCTGCCT CTCATTTTCCAGGTGACCCCACTGAGCGGGCGCCAGTGGGTGGTGGTGCTCCAGATATCTCTGCCTGTCATCCTGCTGGATGAGGCCCTCAAGTACCTGTCCCGGAACCACATGCACG